In the Alteromonas sp. M12 genome, one interval contains:
- a CDS encoding SulP family inorganic anion transporter, whose protein sequence is MLENMKREWFSNIRGDVLAGIVVALALIPEAIAFSIIAGVDPKVGLYASFCIAVIIAFVGGRPGMISAATGAMALLMVTLVKEHGLEYLLAATLFTGVLQIIFGFLKLGSLMRFVSRSVVTGFVNALAILIFMAQLPELTNVTWHVYAMTAAGLGIIYLLPYVPTIGKVVPSPLVCIVTLTIVSIALGLDIRTVGDMGELPDTLPIFLWPEVPLNLTTLEIILPYSLGLAVVGLLESLMTATIVDDLTDTTSDKNKECKGQGMANIGAGLFGGMAGCAMIGQSIINVKSGGRGRLSTFIAGLFLIIMVVFLDDWVGQIPMAALVAVMIMVSIGTFSWSSITDLRKHPMSSNIVMVSTVIVVVATHNLAIGVFIGVLLATLFFSNKIGRFMAVKSHYNEVEKVRTYEIIGQVFFASAEQFVNEFDFKEAVETVVIDLSHAHFWDITAVSSLDKVVIKFRREGATVNLVGMNEATETVVDKFGVHNDPKEVEKLFGGH, encoded by the coding sequence ATGCTCGAAAACATGAAAAGAGAGTGGTTCTCTAATATTCGTGGTGATGTGCTTGCTGGTATTGTTGTGGCATTAGCCTTGATACCGGAAGCGATTGCTTTTTCAATTATTGCCGGAGTGGATCCTAAAGTGGGTCTCTACGCTTCGTTTTGTATCGCCGTCATTATTGCATTTGTGGGTGGCCGACCAGGAATGATTTCCGCTGCTACCGGAGCAATGGCACTGCTCATGGTAACCTTGGTAAAGGAGCATGGGTTGGAATACTTGCTGGCCGCCACTTTATTTACCGGTGTGCTGCAAATTATTTTTGGTTTCCTCAAACTTGGCAGTCTAATGCGCTTTGTTTCCCGCTCGGTGGTAACCGGTTTTGTTAATGCATTAGCTATTCTAATTTTCATGGCGCAATTACCTGAATTGACCAATGTAACTTGGCATGTTTATGCTATGACAGCGGCCGGTTTAGGCATTATCTATCTATTACCTTATGTTCCTACTATTGGTAAAGTTGTTCCGTCACCGTTGGTGTGTATCGTCACCCTTACTATTGTTTCGATAGCGTTAGGTTTAGACATTCGAACTGTGGGTGATATGGGCGAACTACCCGATACGTTACCGATATTTCTGTGGCCGGAAGTTCCGCTTAATTTAACTACCCTTGAAATTATTTTACCTTACTCCCTTGGGTTGGCCGTGGTTGGCTTACTTGAGTCTTTGATGACGGCAACAATAGTTGATGATCTAACCGATACAACCAGTGACAAGAATAAAGAATGCAAAGGGCAGGGCATGGCGAATATTGGTGCTGGTTTATTTGGTGGTATGGCTGGTTGCGCCATGATAGGCCAGTCAATTATCAATGTGAAATCAGGTGGCCGCGGCAGGTTGTCTACCTTTATTGCGGGTCTGTTTTTAATCATTATGGTGGTATTTCTTGACGACTGGGTTGGCCAAATTCCAATGGCTGCGCTGGTGGCAGTTATGATCATGGTATCAATAGGAACCTTTTCTTGGTCATCTATCACTGATTTACGAAAACATCCCATGTCTTCAAATATCGTTATGGTGAGCACTGTTATTGTTGTTGTTGCTACCCACAATTTAGCTATTGGGGTATTTATTGGTGTGCTGTTAGCAACCTTGTTCTTCTCCAATAAAATCGGCCGTTTTATGGCTGTCAAGTCCCACTATAACGAAGTTGAAAAAGTGCGAACTTACGAGATAATCGGTCAGGTGTTTTTTGCATCAGCAGAACAATTTGTTAACGAATTTGATTTTAAAGAAGCTGTCGAAACCGTTGTGATTGATCTTAGCCATGCACATTTTTGGGATATCACTGCGGTGTCATCCTTGGATAAAGTGGTAATTAAATTCCGGCGCGAAGGAGCGACTGTTAATCTTGTGGGAATGAATGAAGCAACGGAAACAGTGGTTGATAAATTTGGGGTTCACAATGATCCTAAAGAAGTCGAAAAGCTGTTTGGCGGACAT
- a CDS encoding AAA family ATPase: MFLEREAAIDKISNSISQIAQSGKILLLSGEAGIGKTTLLEHVRSHADSTVDIYWSGCDPLFTPRPYAPIYDFAQLLSPTLLTQLENGAVPNLIYSSFFQAISQLGKPTILVIEDVHWADHASLDLIKYIVRRISFLPCLLCLSYRVDEVTQNHPLSSVLSLVPSAHTVRVHLEQLSQDAVAKLSKDSGYDPDALHKITGGNPFFIAELLANNGYNNHTIPASIREAVSSRVQLLGRNERELLQVLSLIPYSIPAVLIGKLFDENGESFAMACVARKLLVCDQQSIFRFKHELVRLAILENQSPPQIKLTHKRIIECLETLSLGTNLAWLVHHAEGALDAERVLKYAPNAATKAAELGAHKEAASFYSKALSFVEYAEPELAASLHENWAYEVSLTTHMQQTVIDARRHAISLWRALDRQDKVGENLRSLSRLYWYQGHAEKAEQYANQAIKTFESIPASSELAMAYSLRSQLDMLNDRTDDAIHWGNKALELAKQFSNPTVKAHALNNIGTALLMHGDATGEDKLRQSLAISEQHGFHEDVARVYTNFSDYCIRFKKLDLAETMTQKGIQYDIAHDLDSWTYYLVGLQAQLRQEQGRLIDAQTIAAGVQSIQNQTLLMKLPALIVLARVNLRLGVANSHELLNQALKDAQSTNENQYIIPARLGLIEYQWLNADNTTCIEEAKKHIDWLNELPPGVLNQWQSGELFFWSKLLQYEIPNVRQDSISKPYQLQLAGNDEAAYSAWQTLGMPFNAAICLLSIQGQRRQSSFVNAWQLFEKMQAKALQQKVRNIAASEGFADILPKLRRGPYSKTRKHPIGLTNKEQQVLKLLVTGASNLEIANTLCRSNRTIENHVSSILSKLNVENRVEAMLRVQNEPWLAE; this comes from the coding sequence ATGTTTTTAGAGCGAGAAGCCGCTATTGATAAGATATCAAACAGTATCTCTCAAATAGCTCAATCGGGAAAAATATTGCTGCTAAGTGGTGAAGCCGGTATCGGTAAAACCACCTTGTTGGAGCACGTCCGTTCCCATGCAGATAGCACAGTAGACATTTATTGGTCAGGTTGCGATCCCTTATTTACGCCTCGCCCATATGCTCCAATATACGATTTTGCCCAGTTGCTATCGCCTACCTTGCTCACGCAATTGGAAAATGGTGCCGTACCTAACTTAATTTATTCCAGCTTTTTTCAGGCAATTAGCCAATTGGGAAAACCAACTATTTTGGTAATAGAAGATGTTCATTGGGCCGACCATGCCAGCTTAGACCTAATCAAATATATCGTAAGACGTATCTCATTTTTGCCCTGTTTACTGTGTCTAAGTTATCGAGTCGATGAAGTGACGCAAAATCATCCTTTGAGTTCAGTACTTTCATTAGTGCCTTCTGCACATACAGTGCGCGTTCATCTCGAACAATTAAGCCAAGACGCGGTGGCAAAATTAAGTAAAGACAGTGGCTATGATCCAGATGCCTTACACAAGATCACCGGTGGAAACCCATTTTTTATTGCAGAATTGTTAGCTAATAACGGTTATAACAATCACACAATTCCCGCGTCAATTAGAGAGGCGGTGAGCAGCAGAGTACAATTATTAGGCCGTAATGAACGAGAACTTTTGCAGGTTTTGAGTCTTATTCCATATAGTATTCCAGCCGTTTTGATTGGCAAATTATTTGATGAAAACGGTGAATCGTTCGCAATGGCCTGTGTTGCCAGAAAATTATTGGTATGTGATCAGCAAAGTATATTTCGGTTTAAGCATGAACTAGTTCGGTTAGCCATATTGGAAAATCAATCACCGCCGCAAATCAAACTAACTCACAAGCGTATAATTGAGTGTTTAGAAACACTGTCTTTAGGCACTAATTTAGCTTGGTTGGTGCATCATGCTGAGGGGGCTTTAGATGCCGAAAGAGTGCTTAAATACGCACCTAATGCAGCGACTAAAGCAGCTGAACTAGGAGCCCATAAGGAAGCCGCATCGTTTTACAGCAAAGCCCTAAGTTTTGTTGAATATGCTGAACCTGAACTTGCTGCAAGCCTGCATGAAAACTGGGCATATGAAGTTAGCTTAACAACCCACATGCAACAAACTGTAATCGACGCACGACGCCACGCCATTAGCCTATGGAGAGCCCTAGACAGACAAGATAAAGTAGGTGAAAACTTACGTTCGCTGTCACGTCTTTATTGGTATCAAGGCCATGCCGAAAAAGCCGAGCAATACGCTAACCAGGCGATTAAAACATTTGAGTCGATACCAGCCTCTAGCGAACTGGCCATGGCCTACTCTTTACGCTCACAATTGGATATGCTCAACGACCGAACGGACGACGCCATACACTGGGGAAATAAAGCCCTTGAACTGGCAAAACAGTTTTCAAATCCTACGGTGAAAGCACATGCGCTAAATAATATTGGGACGGCTTTATTGATGCATGGCGATGCCACGGGCGAAGATAAACTAAGACAAAGTTTAGCTATTTCAGAACAACATGGTTTCCACGAGGATGTAGCAAGGGTTTACACAAACTTTTCAGACTATTGTATTCGATTTAAGAAACTTGATTTGGCTGAAACTATGACTCAAAAAGGCATTCAATACGATATCGCTCATGATCTAGATTCGTGGACTTATTATTTAGTAGGTTTACAAGCCCAACTGCGTCAGGAACAAGGAAGATTAATAGATGCACAAACCATTGCTGCCGGCGTGCAATCGATTCAAAACCAAACCCTATTAATGAAACTGCCGGCGTTAATTGTTCTCGCACGAGTCAACTTACGTCTGGGAGTTGCGAATAGTCATGAGTTGCTTAATCAAGCCTTAAAAGACGCCCAATCAACCAATGAAAACCAATACATCATTCCAGCTAGGTTAGGACTTATTGAATACCAATGGTTAAACGCGGACAACACAACTTGTATAGAAGAAGCTAAAAAGCATATAGATTGGTTAAATGAATTGCCGCCTGGTGTATTGAACCAATGGCAGTCAGGCGAATTATTTTTTTGGTCTAAACTTTTACAATATGAAATACCAAATGTTCGGCAAGATAGCATATCAAAACCTTATCAACTTCAATTAGCAGGTAACGACGAAGCGGCTTATTCTGCATGGCAGACCCTTGGAATGCCTTTCAACGCTGCGATTTGTCTACTGTCAATTCAGGGGCAGCGTCGGCAATCTTCATTCGTGAACGCATGGCAACTATTCGAAAAGATGCAGGCCAAAGCCCTGCAACAAAAAGTGAGAAATATTGCCGCATCAGAAGGGTTTGCCGATATTCTTCCAAAACTTCGCCGCGGTCCTTATTCTAAAACACGAAAACACCCAATTGGACTCACCAATAAAGAACAACAAGTTTTGAAGCTGTTAGTCACAGGCGCAAGTAACCTTGAGATAGCGAATACGCTTTGTCGATCAAATCGCACAATAGAAAATCACGTGTCTTCGATTTTAAGTAAACTGAATGTGGAAAACCGAGTTGAAGCTATGCTCAGAGTGCAAAACGAACCTTGGTTAGCAGAATAA
- a CDS encoding aminotransferase class IV, which translates to MANDKTNNSDSAAYFNGQYIPLSQVSISPLDRGFLFGDGIYEVVPVYNGKPLGGEQHWQRLLEGLEAVDIPLGYSVQELKDIAQPLLPSNQPSQMLYVQITRGVEAVRKHRFPVEAKPTVLMFSTPFTPPFDKTYQGCDAYFQEDLRWQRCSIKSISLMGNVMSYLQLAQNGVPNSEALLVRDTHVVEAPSSNLFIAKDDIIFTPPVDNILAGVTRKLIIEIAEKQGIEVRQVSPTVTEVKQADEVWVSNSYEELKPITYIEGEKVGEGKPGPIWQRLFSSYQRLKQ; encoded by the coding sequence ATGGCTAATGATAAAACGAACAACTCCGATAGCGCTGCATATTTTAATGGCCAATACATACCTTTGAGCCAAGTCAGCATTTCTCCTTTAGATCGCGGCTTTCTATTTGGAGATGGGATTTATGAGGTGGTGCCTGTCTATAACGGTAAACCTTTAGGCGGTGAACAACACTGGCAACGTTTGCTTGAAGGACTAGAGGCCGTAGACATTCCACTGGGCTATAGTGTGCAGGAGTTAAAGGATATTGCGCAACCGTTGTTACCGAGTAATCAGCCCTCGCAAATGCTTTATGTGCAAATAACCCGTGGCGTTGAAGCGGTTCGCAAGCATCGATTCCCAGTAGAAGCAAAACCGACAGTACTGATGTTTAGTACCCCATTTACACCTCCTTTCGACAAAACATATCAAGGCTGTGATGCCTATTTTCAAGAGGATTTGCGCTGGCAGCGCTGCTCTATAAAGTCCATTAGCTTGATGGGGAACGTGATGTCCTATCTACAACTGGCGCAAAATGGTGTGCCCAATAGTGAGGCATTGCTAGTTAGAGATACGCATGTAGTTGAGGCTCCGAGCAGCAATTTATTTATTGCTAAAGACGATATTATTTTTACACCGCCGGTGGATAACATATTGGCCGGTGTGACCCGCAAACTGATTATTGAAATTGCTGAAAAACAAGGTATCGAAGTACGCCAAGTTTCTCCCACAGTCACAGAGGTCAAACAAGCCGATGAGGTTTGGGTGAGTAATTCTTATGAAGAGTTAAAGCCGATTACTTATATTGAAGGTGAGAAGGTGGGAGAAGGCAAACCTGGACCCATCTGGCAGCGTTTATTTTCCAGTTATCAACGACTGAAACAGTAA
- a CDS encoding LacI family DNA-binding transcriptional regulator produces MAKVKLIDVARFAGVSKSTASQYLNGRFDYMSKETQERIRAAIAELDYVPNPIARNLKATKTKTIGVVVRDITGFYTSRVIRGVDDYCKANGYNALIYNTDFDPEIEAKSIEALYQLRVDGIIIASSGNNNQLVTDYIGKGMPIVHFQIENDGSEQNIVLSDYKKAAFDATEYLIQLGHKKICFVTQDFKNVISRTERYQGYADALTKHGIPVEDSLVQFWQRESGFQVEPTEIIKSAAPTAFFTQHLPITIELLRDLNQANISVPDDVSLLGFDEIPMAEFFKVPITVVKQEPYTIGMEATQLLLNNIANESNLSHKILIPCSLELRESCKAI; encoded by the coding sequence ATGGCAAAAGTGAAATTAATTGATGTAGCTCGTTTTGCAGGAGTATCAAAAAGCACAGCTTCACAATACCTAAATGGGCGATTTGACTACATGTCGAAAGAAACCCAAGAACGAATTCGCGCAGCAATTGCTGAATTGGATTATGTTCCCAATCCTATCGCGAGAAACCTTAAGGCGACCAAGACTAAAACCATTGGAGTGGTGGTCAGAGATATAACGGGCTTTTATACCAGTCGGGTTATCCGAGGGGTAGATGATTACTGTAAAGCGAACGGCTACAACGCACTAATTTATAACACTGATTTTGACCCTGAGATTGAAGCAAAGTCTATTGAGGCGCTGTATCAACTGCGTGTTGATGGAATTATTATTGCGTCATCAGGTAACAATAATCAGCTCGTTACGGATTACATTGGTAAAGGTATGCCGATAGTGCACTTTCAAATTGAAAATGATGGAAGTGAACAAAACATCGTTTTATCTGACTACAAAAAAGCGGCGTTTGATGCCACTGAATACTTAATACAGCTTGGCCACAAGAAAATTTGTTTTGTCACCCAAGACTTTAAAAATGTTATCTCCAGAACGGAACGCTATCAAGGATATGCAGACGCACTTACTAAGCATGGTATTCCAGTAGAAGATAGTTTAGTGCAATTCTGGCAACGTGAATCAGGTTTTCAAGTAGAGCCAACGGAAATCATTAAATCTGCGGCTCCAACTGCATTTTTCACGCAACATTTACCTATCACTATCGAATTGTTAAGAGACTTAAATCAAGCCAATATATCTGTCCCGGACGATGTTTCATTGCTTGGTTTTGATGAAATCCCAATGGCCGAATTCTTTAAAGTACCAATTACAGTGGTTAAGCAAGAACCCTACACCATAGGTATGGAAGCAACTCAATTACTGCTTAATAACATTGCTAACGAGAGTAATCTTTCCCACAAAATTCTAATTCCGTGTTCTTTAGAGTTAAGAGAGTCTTGTAAAGCAATCTGA
- the manD gene encoding D-mannonate dehydratase ManD, whose translation MKIKEIKVFVCNPGRNFVTVKITTDAGIYGVGDATLNGREMAVVSYLEEHVAPCLIGRNAHDIEDIWQYLYKGVYWRKGAVNMAAIAAIDMALWDIKGKAAGLPVYQLLGGKSRQAVTLYAHASGEDIEDTLNKTEDLINQGFKAIRLQSAVPGLNVTYGVLGDKKDYFELQGNRPLPPEETWSTQKYFNMIVELFQKARERFGNDIQLLHDVHSRLTPIESAKLGKLLEPYNLMFLEDASIAENQDSYKVIRQHTTTPLAIGETYNTIWDCKDLIQNQLIDYLRAAATHAGGITALRRMADFASIYNVKTAPHGAPDLSPICFAAHMHLNIWAPNFGIQEFVGFGNEQSKQIFKHQIKVEQGMAYVSDAPGLGIEFDETEASKYPYKRSYLPVSRLEDGTVWNW comes from the coding sequence TTGAAAATTAAAGAAATCAAAGTATTTGTTTGTAACCCTGGCAGAAATTTTGTCACGGTGAAGATCACTACTGATGCAGGCATATACGGTGTAGGTGATGCTACACTCAACGGTCGCGAAATGGCGGTTGTCAGCTATTTGGAAGAACATGTAGCCCCTTGCCTTATCGGTCGCAATGCCCATGATATCGAAGACATATGGCAATATTTGTATAAAGGCGTTTACTGGCGTAAAGGCGCAGTTAATATGGCCGCTATAGCCGCTATTGATATGGCCTTATGGGACATCAAAGGGAAGGCTGCAGGCTTGCCGGTTTATCAGTTACTAGGCGGTAAGAGCAGACAAGCAGTAACACTTTATGCCCATGCTAGTGGTGAAGACATCGAAGACACTTTGAATAAAACGGAAGACCTTATCAATCAAGGTTTTAAAGCAATTCGATTGCAGTCTGCTGTGCCCGGTTTGAATGTCACTTACGGCGTACTTGGAGACAAAAAAGATTACTTCGAATTACAAGGTAATCGTCCGTTACCGCCAGAAGAGACCTGGTCGACGCAAAAATATTTTAACATGATCGTTGAGTTGTTTCAGAAGGCCAGAGAACGATTTGGCAATGACATCCAACTATTACACGACGTGCATAGCCGCTTAACCCCAATAGAATCAGCAAAACTGGGTAAATTACTTGAACCCTATAACCTAATGTTCTTAGAAGACGCTTCTATTGCTGAGAATCAAGACAGTTATAAAGTAATTCGACAGCACACCACTACCCCACTCGCGATTGGTGAAACTTACAATACTATTTGGGATTGTAAGGATTTGATTCAAAACCAACTGATTGATTACCTTAGAGCGGCCGCAACTCACGCTGGCGGAATTACAGCATTAAGACGTATGGCAGATTTTGCCAGTATATATAACGTTAAAACTGCTCCACATGGCGCTCCTGATTTGTCACCAATTTGTTTTGCTGCGCATATGCATTTAAATATATGGGCTCCTAACTTTGGCATTCAAGAATTTGTTGGTTTTGGTAACGAGCAGTCCAAACAAATTTTCAAACATCAAATTAAAGTAGAGCAAGGCATGGCATACGTCAGTGACGCCCCTGGTCTAGGGATTGAGTTTGATGAAACAGAAGCAAGTAAATATCCCTATAAACGTTCTTATCTGCCTGTCAGTCGACTAGAAGATGGAACCGTTTGGAATTGGTAA
- a CDS encoding Gfo/Idh/MocA family oxidoreductase, with amino-acid sequence MSKKISVLIFGTGFAGQGHAEAFRDMGAEVVGIVGRTQSVVEQVAKDMNIPYAGTDWQKALQDCQPDVVSIATPGGAHVEAITAAIESGCHVFCDKPLTESGETSKQLYELAVAKNVKTAFAASFRYMPDVIHAKRLVEAGAIGEPLEVECISHFNLERDIPFGWSHRKEHGGGRLNNNFTHKLSIVTSIVGEKILSIMGEVRDDLGKAPIVEGVHNFKKRRDFIPSDLNDPALKWGESNVEWTYTVLAQIESEMAKNPVSVLFKHGGLHPRFHEDHVVIYGSEGAIYIKGHYASGPLYVHDKTKGWQELALPEDIANNVPEAEGDTEKNWRYLIRELLNDIKGENVAPYQTFKEGSQYQQLIDIIRKNDNWVDVSHLQ; translated from the coding sequence ATGAGCAAAAAGATAAGTGTATTAATATTCGGCACCGGATTTGCGGGCCAAGGACATGCTGAAGCATTTCGAGATATGGGTGCCGAAGTCGTCGGCATCGTAGGCAGAACTCAAAGTGTTGTAGAGCAAGTAGCTAAAGACATGAATATCCCCTATGCCGGCACAGATTGGCAAAAAGCATTGCAAGATTGTCAGCCAGATGTCGTTTCAATTGCAACACCAGGTGGTGCTCACGTTGAAGCAATTACCGCGGCGATTGAAAGTGGTTGTCACGTTTTCTGTGATAAGCCGTTAACTGAAAGTGGTGAAACCTCAAAACAACTTTATGAGTTGGCGGTTGCAAAAAATGTCAAAACTGCATTTGCCGCAAGCTTTCGCTACATGCCTGATGTGATTCACGCCAAGCGTTTAGTTGAAGCCGGCGCTATCGGTGAACCATTAGAAGTTGAGTGTATTTCTCACTTCAATTTAGAACGCGATATTCCGTTTGGCTGGTCACACAGAAAAGAACATGGCGGTGGCCGACTAAATAATAACTTTACTCACAAATTGTCTATTGTCACTTCCATCGTTGGTGAAAAAATCCTATCGATTATGGGAGAGGTGCGGGACGATCTAGGCAAAGCGCCAATCGTTGAAGGTGTGCATAACTTTAAAAAACGTCGCGATTTCATTCCTAGTGATCTAAATGATCCTGCTCTTAAATGGGGCGAATCGAACGTCGAATGGACCTATACGGTTTTAGCTCAAATTGAAAGTGAAATGGCTAAAAATCCAGTTTCAGTGTTATTTAAACACGGTGGATTACACCCTCGCTTCCATGAAGACCATGTGGTGATTTATGGTAGTGAAGGCGCGATCTACATTAAAGGACACTATGCTAGTGGGCCATTGTATGTGCATGACAAAACCAAAGGATGGCAAGAGCTTGCATTACCAGAGGACATTGCTAATAACGTTCCTGAAGCAGAAGGCGATACCGAAAAGAATTGGCGCTACCTTATCAGAGAACTACTAAACGATATTAAAGGCGAAAACGTTGCTCCTTATCAAACGTTTAAAGAAGGCAGCCAATATCAGCAACTGATCGACATAATCCGTAAAAACGACAATTGGGTTGACGTTAGTCATCTGCAATAA
- a CDS encoding transporter: MLYEYIVIAGYFMLVIGIGFAFKKMAANSTSDYFRGGGRMLWWMVGSTAFMAQFSAWTFTGGAGKAFTDGFSISLVFFANTFAYFCGWAFFAARFRQMRVDTPTEGIKRRFGHQNEQFFSWALIIFSFINAGVWLNALGVFTSVVFDADVSTTIIATGLTVLFVSVLSGAWGVVASDFVQTLVVAVISIACAIIALVKVGGPTAMIDNFPVDFVMGPDMNYGLILVATFVFFLAKQMITIMNMHDSFRFLNAKDSANASKAALLAMVLMGVGSIIWFIPPWASATLYPDAAAAYPELGNKAADAVYLVFTRNAMPVGTVGLLLAGLFAATMSSMDSALNKNSGIFVRSIYQPLLTKRNKDVSDKHLLTISQIVSFISGILVIAVALFFKSLKELSLFDLMMNVSTMIQVPLLIPLIFGLFIKKTPQWAPWATVIVGLFVSWFAANIFTPQVLADLIGMEQEFTRRESIDINLMITIGGHLLITASFFCISSLFYSEQKDQHINERELFFEDLETPFIADFEQDEFDRQQRHKLGSMVMYMGAGVLAMMLIPNPMWGRLVFVCCALAILAVGFLLKRSATSKKALSTA; encoded by the coding sequence ATGTTATATGAATATATAGTTATTGCCGGATATTTTATGTTAGTTATCGGGATTGGTTTTGCGTTCAAAAAAATGGCTGCAAACTCAACCAGCGATTACTTCCGTGGTGGCGGACGCATGCTTTGGTGGATGGTTGGTTCAACTGCGTTTATGGCGCAGTTCTCCGCTTGGACATTCACCGGCGGAGCAGGCAAAGCCTTTACTGATGGTTTCTCGATTAGTTTAGTATTTTTTGCCAATACCTTTGCCTATTTTTGCGGCTGGGCGTTTTTTGCAGCGCGCTTTCGTCAAATGCGCGTAGATACTCCTACCGAAGGAATTAAGCGTCGTTTTGGTCATCAAAATGAACAGTTTTTCTCATGGGCGCTGATTATTTTCAGTTTTATCAACGCCGGAGTATGGCTTAATGCCCTAGGAGTGTTCACCAGTGTTGTTTTTGACGCTGATGTGAGCACCACCATCATCGCCACCGGCCTAACTGTATTATTTGTTTCGGTATTGTCTGGTGCTTGGGGCGTAGTCGCCTCTGACTTTGTACAAACCTTAGTGGTTGCCGTCATTTCCATAGCCTGCGCCATTATCGCACTTGTCAAAGTGGGTGGACCGACGGCGATGATAGATAACTTCCCAGTGGACTTTGTGATGGGACCAGATATGAATTATGGCTTAATTTTAGTGGCCACATTTGTATTTTTCCTAGCTAAACAAATGATCACTATCATGAACATGCATGATTCATTTCGCTTCTTAAACGCAAAAGACTCAGCAAATGCAAGTAAAGCCGCGTTGTTAGCCATGGTACTAATGGGTGTAGGAAGTATTATTTGGTTTATACCACCTTGGGCCTCAGCCACCTTATACCCTGACGCGGCGGCAGCTTACCCGGAGCTAGGCAACAAAGCTGCTGATGCGGTGTATTTGGTATTTACCCGCAACGCTATGCCGGTGGGAACTGTCGGATTATTGTTAGCCGGTTTGTTTGCAGCCACTATGTCCTCAATGGATTCAGCCCTAAATAAGAATTCAGGCATTTTCGTCCGCAGTATTTACCAACCTCTTTTGACTAAAAGAAACAAAGATGTCAGTGATAAACACCTGCTTACCATCAGTCAAATTGTCAGTTTTATAAGTGGGATTTTGGTTATCGCAGTGGCGCTATTCTTCAAGTCATTGAAAGAGCTCAGTCTGTTTGACTTGATGATGAACGTGTCGACCATGATTCAAGTTCCTTTGCTTATTCCGCTTATTTTTGGTTTGTTCATTAAAAAGACACCGCAATGGGCGCCTTGGGCAACTGTAATAGTGGGCTTGTTTGTTTCTTGGTTTGCAGCAAATATCTTCACGCCGCAAGTTTTGGCCGATTTGATAGGAATGGAACAAGAATTTACTCGCCGTGAATCGATTGATATCAACTTGATGATCACTATTGGCGGACACTTACTTATTACCGCCAGTTTCTTCTGTATATCCAGTTTGTTTTATTCAGAACAAAAAGATCAACATATCAATGAAAGAGAGCTGTTTTTTGAAGATCTAGAGACCCCTTTCATTGCCGATTTTGAGCAAGATGAATTCGACCGTCAACAACGTCACAAATTAGGTTCAATGGTGATGTATATGGGAGCTGGGGTACTGGCGATGATGTTGATTCCGAATCCAATGTGGGGACGCTTGGTATTTGTATGCTGTGCACTTGCCATACTCGCTGTCGGTTTCTTATTGAAAAGAAGCGCCACATCGAAAAAAGCACTAAGCACCGCATAG